From Virgibacillus natechei, the proteins below share one genomic window:
- a CDS encoding DegV family protein — protein sequence MRKIILSTESGADLPEVLALEHNVQVVPMHIIMDGEDYLDGSLPVQEIYDYYDRTKNIPSTTSTNSHEYHNFFTKINADFPDCIIVHIGYTSKASSSFQNAVIAFEEFDNIFLIDALNVTGGLTAIVMYAVTLLKQEPSIEPEQLVDKIKAIIPKSKLAFVPGSLEFLRAGGRVSNVAYLGGALLKLKPRIELIDGNLVSNKKYRGKMRKVSEKLMRDYLNQYDIDREQLYLIYSIGLDEGIRKRMGEIAIEHGFINIKWMLAGAMISTHSGPGGFGIAGLEV from the coding sequence ATGAGAAAAATTATTTTATCGACGGAGAGTGGAGCAGATTTACCAGAGGTATTAGCTTTAGAACATAATGTGCAAGTTGTCCCAATGCACATCATCATGGATGGTGAGGATTATTTGGATGGTTCCCTGCCCGTACAGGAAATTTATGACTATTATGATCGGACAAAAAATATACCCTCTACAACGTCTACAAATTCTCATGAATATCATAATTTTTTCACAAAGATAAATGCAGACTTTCCTGATTGCATCATTGTTCATATTGGCTATACGTCTAAGGCCTCTTCCTCCTTTCAAAATGCAGTGATTGCATTTGAAGAATTTGACAACATTTTTCTCATTGACGCTTTGAATGTTACAGGTGGATTAACCGCTATTGTAATGTATGCTGTTACCCTGCTAAAACAGGAGCCCTCGATAGAACCTGAACAATTAGTAGATAAAATTAAAGCTATTATTCCTAAATCAAAGCTCGCTTTCGTACCTGGCAGCCTGGAATTTTTAAGAGCTGGTGGACGTGTAAGTAATGTGGCTTATCTCGGTGGGGCCTTGTTAAAATTAAAACCGCGAATTGAATTAATTGACGGAAATCTTGTTTCTAATAAAAAATACCGTGGAAAAATGAGGAAAGTTTCAGAAAAACTTATGCGAGACTATTTAAATCAATACGACATTGATCGGGAGCAACTCTATTTAATCTACTCTATCGGTCTAGATGAAGGAATTAGGAAGCGAATGGGTGAAATCGCAATCGAACATGGTTTCATAAATATAAAGTGGATGCTAGCAGGTGCTATGATTTCTACTCATTCTGGACCTGGTGGTTTCGGGATTGCAGGGTTAGAAGTTTAA
- a CDS encoding DUF4317 domain-containing protein, giving the protein MDKNDIANIRKQFKVDNDLLKIHEIFNVYIMKESSDIYHHQSSPFEMLETEQQELFMDNFKKVLSGQLDEKLFELKFQRDVDNSSQLILHQGLLSNDTEEWKGDMLQLVEKMIKDKQYEMDIVVTFIRGEYMRPMKNRSDEAEESERDTVYSHPFILCSMNKTQDPKKELLFDYVEKEFKYNIVVDPIINLKAPISGFLFPSITDNAQDANHVLYSTGKKNELNYHFVEEVLNAEEIMTAAQDKLVFEEIVKNVAGDQNINTSTLSNVYEEINRVGEENEEEDIPKLDYKDVENVLTSSGIEDVNTEKVESAFKTVIDDEKYEFKATNIVPKYNSKSIKIETKIANISISPQDLRHVRQVHFNGKRFLMMEVEENTVIEGFEMIPEALFQKAPEDSEDGQ; this is encoded by the coding sequence TTGGACAAAAATGACATAGCAAATATCCGTAAACAATTTAAAGTGGATAATGATTTATTGAAAATACATGAAATTTTTAATGTGTACATCATGAAGGAATCGAGTGATATTTACCATCACCAGAGTTCGCCATTTGAAATGCTGGAGACTGAACAGCAAGAGTTGTTTATGGATAATTTTAAGAAGGTGCTATCCGGTCAACTGGATGAAAAATTATTTGAATTAAAGTTTCAGCGTGATGTAGATAACAGCAGTCAGCTTATTCTCCATCAAGGCCTTTTAAGTAATGATACAGAAGAATGGAAGGGAGATATGCTTCAGCTCGTAGAAAAAATGATTAAGGATAAACAATACGAAATGGATATTGTTGTAACCTTTATTCGGGGAGAATATATGAGACCGATGAAAAATAGGAGTGACGAGGCGGAAGAAAGTGAGCGTGATACTGTTTATTCCCATCCCTTTATTTTATGCAGTATGAATAAAACGCAGGATCCGAAAAAAGAATTACTATTTGATTATGTTGAAAAGGAGTTTAAATATAATATTGTTGTAGATCCAATTATCAATTTAAAAGCACCCATATCAGGGTTTCTATTTCCTTCTATCACGGATAATGCTCAGGACGCGAATCATGTTCTTTATTCGACAGGAAAGAAAAATGAACTAAATTATCATTTTGTCGAAGAAGTTTTAAATGCGGAAGAAATCATGACGGCTGCACAGGATAAATTGGTTTTTGAGGAAATTGTAAAAAATGTAGCTGGTGATCAAAATATCAATACATCCACACTTTCGAATGTATACGAGGAGATTAATCGGGTCGGTGAAGAGAATGAAGAGGAGGATATACCGAAATTAGACTACAAAGATGTAGAAAACGTTTTAACAAGCAGTGGAATAGAAGATGTCAATACGGAAAAGGTTGAGTCCGCTTTTAAAACGGTGATTGATGATGAAAAGTATGAGTTTAAAGCAACCAACATTGTACCGAAATATAATTCGAAGTCTATTAAAATAGAGACGAAAATAGCGAATATCTCCATAAGTCCACAAGACTTAAGACATGTCCGTCAAGTCCATTTCAATGGG